TCTCATGTTTTCCCCGCCTCACTGTCTCTTTCTTATCGTTTCGCTTCTTGTAACATACTCTTCCAAGGACTTTTTTTCAACCCTTGTCCTCTCCACACACCATAACATCCACTGAGAGTGGAATGGAGCGCAGGAGCACCCTGCCGATAAGCAAGCGGGCGGTCCGGCTTCTACCAGCCGGACCGCCCGCTCAACGCAGCCCCCTATACCTTAAACCTCGACACTGCACTCAGCAGCTGCGCCGAGCTGAGCTTAATCTCCTCCATCTCCGCTACGATGCTGCCGGAACGCCCGATGATCTGCTCCGCTCCGGCAGCAATGGCCCCCGCTCCTTCCGCCCCCTCATTCGTCGCACTGCTTGTCTCGCTGATCGCTGTAAGCATGCTCTGAATGGAAGCGAGCAGCTCTTCCGAGGTGGCGCTGAAATCCGTCACCAGCTCCTCAATATACCTGGCATCCTCACTGTACCGCTCTCCGGTCTCCTGCATGGCATCGTAGTCCTTCTTCACCTGGCTGTCCATGAAGCCAAGCATACTCTCCGCAGCCTCCACCAGATTGGACACCGCCTGCACAACCGCTCCAGTCACTCCCTGGATCTCAGTCACCGTCTCACGCGAATTATCGGCTAGCTTACGGATCTCCTCCGCCACTACAGCGAACCCCCGGCCCGCTTCTCCGGCCCGTGCCGCTTCAATTGAAGCATTCAACGATAACAGGTTGGTCTGGGCGGCAATCTCCAGAATGGCGCCCGTAAGCGCGCTGATCTGCGAGATCGACCCCGACTGTTCGATGGCCGTGCGCAGCTTCTCTTCACTAAGCCCATACACGCTATCCGCATGTGTGCGGGATTCCCAGGCTCTCTCCTTCAGCCGCTCCGCCCGTACGTTAATTTCTCCGGCGGCTTCCGCCCCCTCCTGGGCTTTGCGGGCAATCCCATGGATCGCAGCCTTGACCTGGATTGTGCTGGCATTCATTTCCTCCATCGAGGCGGCGGTCTGCTGCAGACCTGCCGACAGCTCCTCCGTAACTCCTGAGATATCGGTGATGCTGCCGTCCAGCACGAATACGTTCTGCTCTGTATTTCCTACCGCTCCCGAGATACTCTGCGAGCTGTGCATAATCTCCTGAATCAGCGACTGCTGCGACTCAATCATATCGTTGAAGCTCTCGGCCAGCACCCCGATCTCGCCTCCCGCGGTCACTCTTGCCCTTACCGACAGGTCTCCGTCCTTCGCCTGCCCGAACGCAGCTGTGAGCAGCGGAATCTGCTTCAGGATACTGCCCGAGACCAGATACAGCAGGACAGACAGCACCGCAATTGAAGCAATGATCGAGAGGAAGAATATCAGCTCAAAGTGCTTCAGCGCAAGCTCCGCATGCTTCTGCGGTACGATCAGTGCGACTGACCACTGGTTAGCCACAGCCGGTGAATAGGATACATAGCTGGGCTCGCCATCTATTTCTGTCTGGAAGACATTCGAGCCCCACTGCAGCATTTTATCGCCAACAGCCTTCCACGATCCGCCCAGGTCAGCCATCTTCTTCAGCAGGATATGATCCGGATTGGGATGGTAGATGAACGTCCCTGTCTCATCAATCAGCACGGCATAGCCGCTGCCCTTATAATTAAAAGCGCCCAGCGCCGCTGTAATCTGCTCAATCGAAATATCTGCACTCGCCACACCGAGCAGCTTGCCTGAATCATCAAGCAGCGGTGTGCTGACACTGACGACCATTTTGCCTGACCCGGCATCAATATAAGGATTGGTAATGGTAACACGCTTGTTCGCAGCCGTAGCGGAATACCAGCTTCGCTCCTTCAGCACATAGTCTGCCGGAGGCTCGAATTCATCCTGGGTAATCACCTTGTTCACCGCATCCAGACCTATGTATACATTGAGCAGATTCTTATTGTTGTTCTTGATCAGGTTCAGCGTCTGGATCAGCTGCGCGTACCCGTCCGTAGTCTTCAGCGTCTGCGCATCCTTCACCCTCGGGATGAAATCGCGGAGATAGGCATTGGCATTGAGCAGCGCCACACTGTCAATAGCAGGCTGCAGCAGGTCACTGACCTGCACCCCGATCTCCCCTTTCTCGTACGTCAGTGAGCTCTTCAGCCCGTCCACGATAAGCTGCTTGGCATTGCTGTAGATCACTATAGACACCGCTATGAAAATAACCACCACAGACAGAATCACCGACAAAAACAGCTTGCTACGAATCCCCATATTCCTTAATGCTTTCATACAACTCCCCCATCCCCATGTCAATAGACTCAGGCCTTAAGCTCTACCTGCGGCTATTCTCTGTCTTTTCGACTTATTTCTGCAAAAAATCCCTTTATCCCTTTACCGTTTCTCCGCAAGCTGTGAAAGAACTGTGTCCATGTCAGGTATTTTCTCATGATTACCCTGTTAAACACCCGCTTCTTCCGCATTTACGCTTATTCATGTCAGGTTTTTTGCACAAAAAAATACTCCCTTGTCTCTGCTGTATTCAGCAAATAAAAGGGAGTATGGGGAGTACACCGTCCTACTGTTCCAGCAGCTCCTGAAACCACTTCAGGTTGAGTTCATGGTGTGCTCTGACATTATTCATCATCGATTTGGCCGTATCGTAGATCTTATCTTGCTTGGCATCCAGCGCATAGTCAATTTCAGCAATTTTGCGCCGTGTCTGTTCCATCTGCACCGCTACAGCCGCCTTGAATTGCTCAGGATCATATTGGTGGGCGAACAGCGTAGTCATATAAAAGGCTAACGTAATATCGTCCGTCTGCACCGAGTATTTGGCCATCAGTCCTTTGAAATGCTCGTCACCCTGCGGGGTAATCTCGTAGATGTATTGCTCGGGATAGTTGTTCACGCTAACGACCTCCACCAGCCGGACCAAGCCTTCACCCGCCAGCTTCTGGAGGTTGTAATACAGCGATCCCTTCGTCATATGGATAAGGTAGCGGTAATCCCGTTCCTTGAAGACACTGAGCAATTCATAAGCGCTGGATTGTCCGCAATCCTTCAGCAGACCCAGTATAAGTAAGGGTATAATAGTGAATTCCTCTTTCTGTATTTATTGAAAATCACCGAGATGCTCCGCAATCCATTCTCTGAACGTATAAGGCTCCCGGCCAAGAATCGTCAGCACCGTATCTGTCACGGCGAGCTTGTGCTTCAGGCTATACTCCCAGTCCTGGACTCTAAGGGTGATATACTCTTCAGCGATGTACTTACTCATATAGGAACGGAAGTCCCCGATCGTCTGCTCTTCCAGTTGAATCGATTGTCCAAGCTGCTTGGAGATTTCCGTCAATATGTTCCGCTGGCTAAGAATATTTGCTCCTGTGAGCGTCAAGACCTGCCCGGAGAATCTGTCAAAATCCGCTACTACCTCACTGATCACTTCGGCAATATCAGCTTCATGCACACTGGCCAGCTTAGCCTCCAGGGCCGGTAACCGGATCGTCCCCTTATTGTATCTAAAAAGGTCCCTCCAGTAAACGGTATTGTGCATGAACGCCTCCGCCCGGATGAACACATACCGAAAGCCATACGCCTGTATCTGCTCCTCGACCTTCTTATGCTTCATGGCGTTCTCATTGTAACCGGCATCCGAGCGGTTGATGGAGGCTGAGGATAAAAACACGATGTTCCGTACACCCTTGTCCCGGGCAGCCTGGAGAATCTCTTCGGCATCATCCAGCAGAATCAGGAATAAGGTCTCCACACCGCTCAGGCTGTCTGACCAGACGCTGCACTCCTTGATATCGCCGGTGACGACACTCATATGATCGCTCTGATCGCTTATCAGCTTCTCCGGTGTCCGGGTGAGGGCCTTGAAATGGACAGCCTTAGAATTGAGGTGATGTACAACCCGATTTCCGACAGTTCCAGTTGCTCCAGTAATAAATAACATTAGGAGGACCTCTTTTCAGATAGTTTAGTCTAATTAGACTATAATTCATAATATAGTCTAATTAGACTAAGTTGGCAAGGGGTTTTATATGTTGCCCAATCCCACCGCCATTGTAGTCGGTTTTCCGATTACATTGCGCTCACCTACCCCCGCCACCGCCATTGTAGTCGGTTTTTCGATTACATGGCGCTCATCTACCCCCGCCATCGCCATTGTAGTCGGTTTTTCGATTACATGGGCGGTGTGCGGTGAAATCACGGAGGTCGCTCCTAATTTCCATAAAAAAACACAGCCCCGAAGGACTGTGTCTGGTATTCATCTATAGCGTCTATTGCTTCAGCATCCACTTAAGCAGGTCCGGCAGGCTCGCCCACAAGCGCGAGTGCATAATTACATATTCAATCGCTTCATTGGGATCACCCATACCGACAAAATCCGGAAGATTATTCGGCAGCCGCTTCAAGCCCAGCAGGTAATCCGGCACATGCTTGTTCACTCCGCGGGCTATGCGGTAGAGCATTTTGAGCTGCGAGGTAATCCCGTTCTTCTTGAACTCCAGCACAATCCGGTCATAGGCAAAAGCCGCCGCCGCATCCTCTTCACCGTAGTTCTTAATGATCCGCTCTGCTGCTTCAAGCTGGTTGCTATACAGATATACAGCAGTCAGCAGATAGCGGGCACCGGTATTATCATCCTTATTAAGCTCCAGAATATGCTCCAGCATCTCTGTTGCTTCCTCCGCCTTACCGCCGAACCAGCAGGATTCCGCGTAGCTCTGGCAGATCCGGATATAAGGACGGGTCTCATAGAGCCCCCAGAAGAACCCTTTATGCTTCGTAAAATAAGACTCGCCCAGCTCCCGTCTGCCTGCGGCGATTCCCGCCTTCAGCAGCTCCCGGGCGTCCTCCTCATTCTCCGTCTCCTCGGCGAGAATAAGGTAGGCTTCCGGGCAGTCCGGATAGAGCTCCAGCGCCTTCTCCGCCAATTGGACCCGCCGCTTCGCAGAGGTTGCCTCCATAGCTTGGGCCAGAAGGGTCTGCGCCTTCTCCTGCGGAGTTTCGTCTCCGTTCAGCGCCATCAAATCGTCTGCTTCCCCGGTCATGCCGTATTCCTCGACATAGTTATAGATCTCTTTAACCTTGCGGGAGATCGTGGCCGTGGTAATCGCGTATTTGTCTGCCAGCTCCGCCTGCGACAGCATGAAGCCGTATTCCTCGGACAGCAGGTATTCGATTGCCGCACAGAAGGAGCCTGTCTTCTTCACGGCCGGCTTGGTCTGGCGGGAGAAACCGTTCCACAGCAGCAGTGCCTCCAGAATCAGCTCCCGGTCATACTGGTCTCTCATACGCT
The window above is part of the Paenibacillus sp. FSL H8-0048 genome. Proteins encoded here:
- a CDS encoding methyl-accepting chemotaxis protein, with translation MKALRNMGIRSKLFLSVILSVVVIFIAVSIVIYSNAKQLIVDGLKSSLTYEKGEIGVQVSDLLQPAIDSVALLNANAYLRDFIPRVKDAQTLKTTDGYAQLIQTLNLIKNNNKNLLNVYIGLDAVNKVITQDEFEPPADYVLKERSWYSATAANKRVTITNPYIDAGSGKMVVSVSTPLLDDSGKLLGVASADISIEQITAALGAFNYKGSGYAVLIDETGTFIYHPNPDHILLKKMADLGGSWKAVGDKMLQWGSNVFQTEIDGEPSYVSYSPAVANQWSVALIVPQKHAELALKHFELIFFLSIIASIAVLSVLLYLVSGSILKQIPLLTAAFGQAKDGDLSVRARVTAGGEIGVLAESFNDMIESQQSLIQEIMHSSQSISGAVGNTEQNVFVLDGSITDISGVTEELSAGLQQTAASMEEMNASTIQVKAAIHGIARKAQEGAEAAGEINVRAERLKERAWESRTHADSVYGLSEEKLRTAIEQSGSISQISALTGAILEIAAQTNLLSLNASIEAARAGEAGRGFAVVAEEIRKLADNSRETVTEIQGVTGAVVQAVSNLVEAAESMLGFMDSQVKKDYDAMQETGERYSEDARYIEELVTDFSATSEELLASIQSMLTAISETSSATNEGAEGAGAIAAGAEQIIGRSGSIVAEMEEIKLSSAQLLSAVSRFKV
- a CDS encoding PadR family transcriptional regulator; the protein is MQKEEFTIIPLLILGLLKDCGQSSAYELLSVFKERDYRYLIHMTKGSLYYNLQKLAGEGLVRLVEVVSVNNYPEQYIYEITPQGDEHFKGLMAKYSVQTDDITLAFYMTTLFAHQYDPEQFKAAVAVQMEQTRRKIAEIDYALDAKQDKIYDTAKSMMNNVRAHHELNLKWFQELLEQ
- a CDS encoding NmrA family NAD(P)-binding protein, encoding MLFITGATGTVGNRVVHHLNSKAVHFKALTRTPEKLISDQSDHMSVVTGDIKECSVWSDSLSGVETLFLILLDDAEEILQAARDKGVRNIVFLSSASINRSDAGYNENAMKHKKVEEQIQAYGFRYVFIRAEAFMHNTVYWRDLFRYNKGTIRLPALEAKLASVHEADIAEVISEVVADFDRFSGQVLTLTGANILSQRNILTEISKQLGQSIQLEEQTIGDFRSYMSKYIAEEYITLRVQDWEYSLKHKLAVTDTVLTILGREPYTFREWIAEHLGDFQ
- a CDS encoding SEC-C metal-binding domain-containing protein; its protein translation is MSKVGRNDLCPCGSGNKYKKCCMEKDRAAAQSMLRLVNAGDAAAQAPVTIPGVIVQEEQPATVSAAPAAAKLTLPKLKKMVTKELSWEHPAHEQLALELIERMRDQYDRELILEALLLWNGFSRQTKPAVKKTGSFCAAIEYLLSEEYGFMLSQAELADKYAITTATISRKVKEIYNYVEEYGMTGEADDLMALNGDETPQEKAQTLLAQAMEATSAKRRVQLAEKALELYPDCPEAYLILAEETENEEDARELLKAGIAAGRRELGESYFTKHKGFFWGLYETRPYIRICQSYAESCWFGGKAEEATEMLEHILELNKDDNTGARYLLTAVYLYSNQLEAAERIIKNYGEEDAAAAFAYDRIVLEFKKNGITSQLKMLYRIARGVNKHVPDYLLGLKRLPNNLPDFVGMGDPNEAIEYVIMHSRLWASLPDLLKWMLKQ